The sequence atgtattttatatacagttcttcaaattaaaaaaacatttttctcattCCTATTAAACAAGTTGTACACATTTTGAGATGTTCCAACCATCTTGTCAATTTAATGCTAAATGTAACCAATGCAATTTATCCACTGACATTGTATATAACCAATCTAGCCAAAGATTGGTATACTTAACTACTAATAAATAATAGAAATTAATAGACATTGTAATTTAATAGATGTAATACTTGCTTTTTAACACAATTCTCTGCTACGGCACCTACACTCATTGTCGTCAACAGATCTGCTGGGCTGGGCTGGACAGTGAAAGACGATAGACATACGTGCTGGAAGCATAGATAACTCCTGGTATAAGCTTTTGTCATCAAACGCGTGGTACAGTGCCTGTAACACGACATGGCAGAGCAACAACCCATCAGTGCTTGAATACGACATGGATAAATATTTGTGGCATAATCATTAAACCATCCGTTATGCAACATCACACAACTTTGCGCTAGTATTGGCGGTGGTACTTACATAACCACGAagcaaattaaatattttaaaaatgtagaaaaaaaaaagaaataaaaagaagtaaattaaaaatgaaaattattcgTTGACAAACAATTATTCCCACTATTCATCAACTTACTCTCCCCCATTTCCTGTAAAATACCAcccaaaaagattttctgaAAATAGAAAGCCAGATTTGTATGGAAAAATCAACAAATTATTCTTATCTGTTTAACAATAACGTAGTAACAGTACGTAGTTaacgtcaaagaaaaacataccGACATGTACTGTTTTTCTAATGAAAAGTACATCCCGAGCAAATCTTTCAAGAAACATCCAAGTGTAATACctaaggaaatggaaaaagataATGTTTACTCGGTTTTCTACTCTCCCGCCATGTGCataatttgatttaaattaCCAGTCTTCACCTAATTTTCATACAATTACCTTTTCCATGGCTAATACCTACGGTATACTATATTTGCCGAACATTCCTGTTTTCGTTGCAGTTAAACCAGCAAGTGAATAAGTTCCAATCACACCTGGTAAACAATGTGTCGTTAATTAACATTTTTAGGCGAAAACCAGACCAAGAATTTATGCCAGAACATATATTAAATACCTAATTTGAGAAGTTAAACTAGCCATTCTTAATTAATAAGGGCTTGACATCCATCTTATCCCCTGCCGGCTAACTTGTTCAACACCAAAACATCTGTCAGGAATAAGGGCACTACCTGTCGAATCCAAGACGACCATCATAGATCGTAATACATTAATTAAGCAGTAAACCTAATCAACCACCGATAAACTAGGGAATAAATAAACTCACGACAACTGCTTCCGTTTCCACAACCCCCATACTCATCCAACCAACGCCGCGTCATCCACAATCATTTAGTAATCCCCATCCACCCACTTCAGCCAAGGATAGGCTAGCATTAGCTGCaaacaaagaataaatagATGCTATCAACGACATGGAAATACAACAGGCGTAGCACCTGTTTCTCACCACATTCGTTACTACGGCGCTCGTGTTTTATGACAGCTTCTTCTTTGAAGCCAAAGAAAACTTACTGCTTCTATGAATCTTCTGACATCAAAACAATGCTTCGGTGGAGCACCATGGTGAAGTCAACGTGGAAAAGCTGGTGAAAATGAACCTCatgaaaaaaaacctgtttccATATATGAATAGAGTAAAAATGATATTAGGAAAACAGCACAGTTCATATAAAATGTAAACTCACAGAAACGAGAatagaacaaaagaaatcccTATTCTTTCGTCTAGCCAGGAAATTATAATCCTTCACATAAAGGACCTGAAACACATACTAATATTCAGATGAAAAATCCAATAACCACTGGCTAATGGACTTGTACATCATGGAAACCTTTCAGTAAATTCATCACCTTAGTGCTTAGATCAGCAATGCCAACGTCAGCATCCAAACACCATAAGCCCACACGGAACTGCATATATTAAATAAGATGACAATCTACCAGAAGAATTCCAGTAAATGACCAGGAATAATAACATTTATATGAAGAATGGTATAACCACTCACCTACAACCTTGTACGCCATGGAAACCATTCAGGACGTATAATCTCAGTGAGCGTAGCAGAGTTGTACCTTCACCAGCAGCTAAACACCATGAGTACATAACCTGTTCAAACGAAATAAACTCTACCAGAAGAATTTCAGTATATATGCAGCAATAGTAACCAACTTACGATAATGAGTTTGATGAAttgtgaaaaattaaaaaaattctcctAGAATTAGTgctaaaatttaataattggAATCTCAACCAGACtttcaattttaatattttgctCAGCAGGtcgaaaatgatttaaaaaatctggACGAAATTACGTTTAATATGCTTTAATGAGGAAACCATTTTAAGTTAAGAAAGTTTTAGGCGGGGAAGATGTTGACAGCAAAGAATTGCTTTCCGCCAAACACAATATGAAAGTTACGAACATATAATCAACTACTTACTTAGAACTTGATAAACGCTACTGCACTTAGGGAAAAGATAAACctttaatattaaaaaattactgAATAGTTATCCTGATTCCAAAATGGCGAACCCGACAGTCTCTCTTGCCACACCATGACAATAGCCAGAACACGTGTCAACCCTTTGTGACGGGTGGTTCTTCACTGATACTGAAATGCTCTCCTTAGCTACGAAAGTAACCTTGCCGGATGTAGCCATTTTTGGACTATTTAGAAGGAATGGGAAAATGTTGCCAGATGTCAGCGAatatttgtttcgtttttatttacatttacaaaatatcttaaaTACGTACatattaatatttatattagtgtttagaaattttttaaacccattgcattaaaaaaaagtttgttttaCTTACGagatttttaaaacttaaaaatttgaCAGCGTCGAGTACGGCTAGCATGTGATCTACGTGGCCAAGCTTCGACAGCCATGTGTGCGTCGCCGATTAGTTCCGCCAGAAGCTATCTTTGTAAGCAAGCTGTGGGATTGTGCTTCTTAACACAGTAAAGTGAAAGTTGTATGTTTACTTTTGTTCGAAAATTTCTAAAAAGGAACATCAACTAAGACTCAGTTTATTCCTTTAGATATGGTCATGTCAGCTCTACCTTtcttaataaataataaaataatatgtAATAGTACATAATAAAATAGAAGTAAATAGTACTTAATAACCTTGTATGTTTGGTATACGTTGGTTACCATTCAAATTTAAATCCTAAGCCCACTAACCGCCATGGGTGTCCCGAAAATACGCTGATGTGGCACCCATTGCACTACAAGTCGTTTAGATTAATTTTTGAATAGCTATTCACATGGGGATCGAAGCCAGATCATTCGGAATACAGTGCCGATGCTTAACCATTATGCTTTAAGTAttggttattattatttatttaagtGGTATTAGATATTTTACCACCAAGCTCCTGcgtaaattgttttttttacagaattAAATAGCGTTGGAGAACATACATTTTTTACTGACCAtaaatatatttcaaaaattctattttgttATGTATGACAATTAGTTGATCAAACCTATGTACGTCTACTGTTAACTGAGATTTCTCTGCATCAAGTGTTTCTAGGCGAAGACATGTTTGAATGATATCCGCGATTGTTTCATCCAAAACATTGACAATATCCCGATCAATAGTTTGTCTTTTCTCCAACTCGTTGAATATAACGATAACGCCGCGAACCATTATGTTAGCGTTGTTCTTCAACCCTCCGATAAACCTGATGACGTTTGTAATTGGAACGTTGGCACTGAATGCTTCGCCAAGGATTCCTTTCATCATTGCGGTGGTTTTTTTGTAGCTCATCCCCATGGATTTTTTGTTGAACACATCCCACGCTGAATCTATATTGTCATTTCCCAAATATACCGTTATCAGCGTGACAGTAACTTCTGCATGATGGAATCGTTCTTTTTCCAATGCATCCAAAGcttcttgcattttctttCCGATTTCATGATACCGCTTTGCCAATATATCAAACTCCTTTTTAGATTTCTCATTCAATTTCTTATTGGCATTCTCCATTTGTCGCTGCAGTTGAAGAAATTTATTATTGTAATCTGCTTTCAATTCCTCAAAACGATTATTTGAAATCGCTTTCGGCGCATTGCGCAGACAAACATAAGCATTTATAACGCCATTCAAATTTCTAGTAATTGATTCTGTCCACCGACTACAATCTTCCAACAAATCCGTCACACTATCAATGGGAAGGTCAACGTCTTTAATTTCACACGACGTATGATTACTTACGTCGTTATTAGCAATGTTTTGAAACAATTTatcaatttgtttaaattcacTTTCTGCAAACGAACACATCTTTTGATTTGCGAAGGGTAAATCGTTAGATGACTTCCTAGattcatctaaaaaaataatattgcaaTTTAAACCAAATAAATTATTGGAAAGtattttcaatgaaattaaataaccTGCTATTGGATTCGAAGAAGATGATAATGGATTAGTAATAAGAACTAAAGCTACTAACCAAAGGCCAGCCAAGGGATGACGCTTGGAATACAACCATGGAACAGTCAAACGTCTTGCAGTTGTTAATTGCACAGAGTCCATTACACAAATTTTAAATGCCTTTTTCAGTTTAGACTTTGGCAACATCTGTTCAGTTTGAAGGCGAAATGGGTTATGCACAAACTTTCCTTGAAACGCCATAAACAGTTCAAAATCATTAATATTTCAGTTGAATTGCAGTTATACTTATCTTTTTATCACGATGGGTTTAAAAAGTTCAAAGAAGTCAaagttcttcctttttcaattGCAAGGTTTTCCCGACATCTACGTCGCAATACCAATTTCGTTTACGCGTACCAACACTACCCAGTCTCCCTTTTACAGAGAATACGCCCTAAATCAACGTAAATATTAATATCTAGATGAAGAATAGGATAACCATGAACTTTCGACTTGGGCGTCATGGGTAATCTTTCGGGAATGTACATTCCATGCCTACTCCAGCAGACAAACATCAGCGCCATCTAACgcgaataaaatttaaatcaaaacACACATTTTGACGTGTTGAGACCAATTTTTGATAAAATTAACTCACCTGCTATTGGACTTgtgaaagacaaacaaaatctAGCCACGGTTGGAGAACATGCACGAAAACAGAGGCGACGCAACGAATGTAAGAATGTTTTCGATGGAACAGTTCAATTCAAAGGCAAAATGAGCCTCTCATACGGCGCAAATGTCCCTTGGAATATTATGCACGatctagaaaagaaaacgatcagCCTTTTGCTTGTAATGAGTTTCTACTTATACTCac comes from Daphnia carinata strain CSIRO-1 chromosome 2, CSIRO_AGI_Dcar_HiC_V3, whole genome shotgun sequence and encodes:
- the LOC130686141 gene encoding uncharacterized protein LOC130686141 — translated: MAFQGKFVHNPFRLQTEQMLPKSKLKKAFKICVMDSVQLTTARRLTVPWLYSKRHPLAGLWLVALVLITNPLSSSSNPIADESRKSSNDLPFANQKMCSFAESEFKQIDKLFQNIANNDVSNHTSCEIKDVDLPIDSVTDLLEDCSRWTESITRNLNGVINAYVCLRNAPKAISNNRFEELKADYNNKFLQLQRQMENANKKLNEKSKKEFDILAKRYHEIGKKMQEALDALEKERFHHAEVTVTLITVYLGNDNIDSAWDVFNKKSMGMSYKKTTAMMKGILGEAFSANVPITNVIRFIGGLKNNANIMVRGVIVIFNELEKRQTIDRDIVNVLDETIADIIQTCLRLETLDAEKSQLTVDVHRFDQLIVIHNKIEFLKYIYGQ